AAAATTTTAAGTTCTTATAACAAATCCTAAAACAAATAACtgatcatattattattattatgaatggctatacaaacttcaatatttattttgtatttggtttgcatattactctatattatatatacttagatcagaatattatgaacatatttttttattttacattatAATTATGATccaccccgtgtgttacacggggcAACAACCTAgtattaaaataaaacaaaagatcCTTTTGGTTTGACGTTTTCAGGGGTGTCTTGGGTATGTTTACTCGGTCCTTTTTTTGTGTGTCTTGTGTTACTATCCTTAAATTTGATTTATCTAAATCATTTGTATCAGGATGTTTTGTCATTTGATGACCAGCTAAACCAGTTTAAAGAATACATTGAGAAACTTAAGGGTATGGTTGGAGTAGAGAGAACACAATTCATATTAGAAAATAGCTTCTTCTTGGTGGTTGCTGGTAGCGATGATCTAGCGAATACATATTTTACTGTTGGCATTCGGAGATTAGAATATGACGTCCCGTCTTATGCTGATCTTATGGTATCTTCTGCTTCCAACATCATACAGGTAGTAACATTGTTAACTTCTTTTTTGTAGTAGTTTTCACTTTTCCCACCCATATTTTGGTTTACTAAACactgtttatttatttatttactttatttttttggtttttacaCATTGAAGGATATATACAAACTTGGAGCACGAAGAATAGCAGTGTTTGGAGCACCCCCGATTGGGTGTCTGCCATCACAAAGAACTCTTGCTGGTGGTGGGCTTAGAGCGTGTGCAGAAGAATATAACGAAGCAGCACAAATATATAACAGCAAGTTGCAACCGGAGACCGAATACCTCAATAGCACTCTAGCGCAATCTAGGATCGTCTATATAGACATATACAACCCGTTGCTTGCTATTATTGAAAATCCTCTTCAATATGGTACTTGACATATTTATAACTTTGATCGTGGTAGTCATACTTTTTTAACTATCTTGTATTAGTTGGTTTAACGATTTCATTCTCTCATACTTCAGGGATCGAAGTTGTGGATAGAGGTTGTTGTGGCACGGGGAATATAGAGGTCGCGATTTTGTGTAACAAGTTGCTCCCTACATGTcctgatgattcaaaatatctaTTCTGGGATAGCTATCACCCTACAAACAAAGGATACACCATCCTCGTAAATCAAGTGCTAGGAAAATACGTTGATGATATCTTTTAATTTTACATAGAGGTTAATAATTATCCACACTATAAACGTTTTTATGCCCTTAAATGTAGGTGGGGAACCTTGTTTGTTGATGTGCTGTCACATCTTAAAGCTGTATTTCATGTAAGACATTTATGTTCctatttaattacattaaaacaatttatcctcaacgtttttgtaaaaaaaaaaaaatatcaactGAATACCCTAGTTATGTCATGCAATAATATTAATAACCTTGGATGCTTGGGTAAATAAGAAAATGCAAAAGTTTATTAAGGATTGGTTGAATTAAATAAACATAAATGATATTAGGAAGCAAAAAGCACACAAAAAAACCAGAGAGTTGGAATTGGTTACGAAAGTAAGAAACACGCAATCACTTTTGGTTTCAGATTTTGTTATTGTGTTGCAAGATGTGATCGGTGATAGCAATGTTTAATCGGCTACATAGAGTTAGCTTATCTTGATCTCGCCACTGACCTAGAGCGTGATCCATGTACTTAAGCATCAACTGTCTGACCTTAAATACCTATTGGGTACTAGACATGATCTTGGGCGTACTATAAATTAACCACCGAATCAACGCAAAATTGATCATACTAAAATGACTACAAATCACATGCATATGACTTACACCCGTTCAAATTCTTGAACATAATTACCATTCAAGTAAGTAGGATTACAACTTGTTAACTCTATGCTTGATATAAATATTTGATTAGTTATATagataggggaaggttcaaatgaaaaccactagttattgtgaaaactcgaaaactaattaaaaatgaaaaaaataacataccaaaaaaaaaatttttttttgcataccaatttttcGCAGcttttcatatataaaaaaaatttcaaaaaaaaataaaaatttttttgtagtacacatgtgtaatactacacatgtgtatgtgtagtattacacatgtgcactacaacaaaaaaattttttttttttttttaatttttttatataaaaaaaccttggatttttataaaaaaaattgaaaaaaaaattgtgtgtttttaggcttttttttagttagttttcgagttttcacaataaaattggttttcatttgaaccatcccctatatataatACGAGTTGTATAATACGAGTTGACGCAGCCCGCGCGTTGCGACGGGATGTAGACGAATACCTGCCATAAGAAAAACAATAATAACGATTATCCATGCGCATTCTGGTTCTCCATTCCAGTCACATAAATGTAAGCCTCTTTGATATTTTCTTTAATCAGATTTATGTATCATTGAATTGTATAACTAAGACGCACATTTCAAAAGGTTTTTGGGTGATAAAGAAACAACACCCAAACAAAGcatatttgattttgaaaaagtcaaagtGGTTATCAAAAGACATATTCATAGAAACTCGATGTATACCAATACCATGATCCCGGTTTCGATATCTATTAATTTTTGTACCAAACAGAAAGATTCGGCGCAAATCATGATCCCGGTTTCGATCACATAAACGTTATTTGTTTCTTTGAAATTTAGGCATTGTTCTTAGAGTTTCAttaaggtagcgtttggtacgaaggaatggaaggtggaatggaatggatcattctgatggaatgaaaagaaacatgtttggttatcatgtggtaatggaatggagcattccaaaggaatgtaactcctttcaaatataataatttccattccttagtatgtaggtgttttttttccattccttcaaggaatgaaAAGAAATATGTTCTTAttcttattattgttattattattattagtattattattattataatacttttatttgtatttgtatttgtatttatatttatatttatatttatatttattaatattcatacaaatattaatatatatcaaaaatctatt
The Helianthus annuus cultivar XRQ/B chromosome 6, HanXRQr2.0-SUNRISE, whole genome shotgun sequence genome window above contains:
- the LOC110865905 gene encoding GDSL esterase/lipase EXL3 yields the protein MYSSYMMQPLIPIKLSYSSFSLIIFLSSPLLLGHHGQARIILPEGVTVPAIIAFGDSIVDQGANNNLKTVVKANFPPYGQDFPAGIPTGRFSNNKTPADMIAEELGVKEILPAFLDPSIDDTEFLTGVSFASAGSGYDPQTPKTADVLSFDDQLNQFKEYIEKLKGMVGVERTQFILENSFFLVVAGSDDLANTYFTVGIRRLEYDVPSYADLMVSSASNIIQDIYKLGARRIAVFGAPPIGCLPSQRTLAGGGLRACAEEYNEAAQIYNSKLQPETEYLNSTLAQSRIVYIDIYNPLLAIIENPLQYGIEVVDRGCCGTGNIEVAILCNKLLPTCPDDSKYLFWDSYHPTNKGYTILVNQVLGKYVDDIF